The Mercurialis annua linkage group LG8, ddMerAnnu1.2, whole genome shotgun sequence genome window below encodes:
- the LOC126662372 gene encoding uncharacterized protein LOC126662372, protein MNQQNITLVEAAVTVLNTADPFEKARLGQTFASQWLEGTISQPYTPSMDLTVPDRPARLANVKVVAPGSMPKLGKGGSLQSRQAIVHSLVHIESWAVDLSWDIIARFGKQEAMPREFFTDFVKVAQDEGRHFTLLAKRLEELGSSYGSLPGHDGLWDSAITTSNDLLARLAIEHCVHEARGLDVMPTTISRFRNGGDSETADLLERVVYPEEVTHCAAGIKWFKYLCLRLRHPGINSSSAIEESRVGQSEITLEENEEIIQKFHDTVRKYFRGPLKPPFNEEAREAAGFGRQWYEPLAVKEINAGCQ, encoded by the exons ATGAACCAGCAAAACATAACACTGGTTGAAGCGGCGGTAACGGTCCTGAACACTGCAGACCCATTTGAGAAGGCGAGGCTAGGTCAAACTTTTGCTTCTCAATGGCTTGAGGGCACCATTTCTCAGCCCTACACTCCCTCCATGGACCTCACTGTACCTGATCGCCCAGCCAGACTCGCCAAT GTGAAGGTGGTCGCGCCGGGTTCAATGCCGAAGCTGGGTAAAGGTGGGAGCTTGCAGAGTAGACAGGCCATTGTTCATAGCCTTGTTCATATTGAAAGCTGGGCTGTTGACTTGTCTTGG GACATTATTGCTCGCTTTGGGAAGCAAGAAGCAATGCCAAGAGAATTCTTTACAGATTTTGTGAAAGTTGCTCAAGATGAAGGCAGACACTTCACACTTCTTGCAAAACGGCTCGAGGAACTAGGTTCTTCTTATGGATCATTACCAGGTCATGATGGGCTATGGGACTCGGCCATCACCACATCTAACGACCTACTGGCACGTTTGGCAATAGAGCATTGTGTTCACGAG GCCAGGGGACTGGATGTCATGCCAACTACCATATCTCGATTCCGCAATGGCGGTGACAGTGAAACTGCTGATTTACTGGAGAGAGTGGTGTATCCTGAAGAGGTTACTCACTGTGCTGCCGGGATCAAGTGGTTCAAGTATCTATGCTTGAGGTTGAGACATCCGGGTATTAATTCCAGCTCGGCGATTGAAGAAAGTAGAGTCGGACAAAGTGAAATTACATTGGAGGAGAATGAAGAGATTATTCAGAAATTCCACGATACAGTAAGAAAATACTTTAGAGGACCATTAAAGCCGCCCTTTAACGAGGAAGCAAGAGAGGCGGCTGGATTTGGTCGTCAATGGTATGAACCACTCGCTGTCAAAGAGATTAATGCAGGATGCCAATGA